A stretch of Brachyhypopomus gauderio isolate BG-103 chromosome 3, BGAUD_0.2, whole genome shotgun sequence DNA encodes these proteins:
- the LOC143509893 gene encoding caspase-6-like codes for MDLISHMNIMASQSTEKLLEYKMNYKRRGLALIFNQEKFYWELKLNKRFGTTKDKENLTERFQNLGFDVDANDDLNKEDMMKKIREVATGDHSEADCFVCVFLSHGEDGHIFARDDKVNIKDITTLFRGDTCQSLIGKPKIFIFQACRGNNDDNAVTPMGAAEEVEEVEEEPAMVYTLPAEADFLMCYCVAEGFQAYRNTSSGSLYIQDLCETLRDHGSTLEVTELLTLVNQKVSGRSAVRKDGRGKQQPCFTSMLNKRLYFRPKEESTTDLTQLQGQTPSD; via the exons ATGGACCTGATCTCTCACATGAACATAATGGCAAGTCAGAGCACAGAAAAACTTTTAG AGTACAAGATGAACTACAAGAGGCGTGGACTGGCTCTCATCTTCAACCAGGAGAAATTTTACTGGGAGCTAAAACTAAACAAACGTTTTGGAACAACTAAAGACAAAGAAAATCTCACTGAAAG ATTCCAAAATCTAGGGTTTGATGTGGATGCAAATGATGATCTAAACAAGGAGGACATGATGAAGAAAATACGTGAAG TGGCAACTGGCGACCACAGCGAGGCTGATTGCTTCGTCTGTGTCTTCTTAAGTCATGGGGAAGATGGACACATCTTTGCCCGTGATGACAAGGTTAACATTAAAGACATAACCACCCTCTTCAGAGGAGATACATGCCAGAGCCTCATAGGGAAACCAAAGATATTTATCTTCCAG GCATGCCGTGGTAACAATGATGACAATGCTGTGACCCCCATGGGGGCTGCTGAGGAagtggaggaggtagaggaggagccTGCAATGGTCTACACCCTCCCAGCAGAGGCGGACTTCCTCATGTGTTACTGTGTAGCTGAGG GATTCCAAGCGTATCGCAACACATCCTCTGGCAGCTTGTACATCCAGGACCTGTGTGAGACTCTGAGAGATCACGGCTCAACCCTGGAGGTCACAGAGCTCCTGACCCTGGTCAACCAGAAGGTCTCCGGACGCAGCGCCGTGCGCAAGGACGGGAGGGGGAAACAGCAGCCCTGCTTTACCTCCATGCTCAACAAGAGACTGTACTTCAGACCCAAGGAGGAGAGCACCACAGATCTAACACAATTACAGGGACAAACACCATCTGACTGA